In Brevinematales bacterium, the genomic stretch ATCATTTCTGCATTTTATATATAACAACATGGCTTTTTTAAGTTATGGACTTTCAATCATTATTTTTACGTTCTTTATTAGAATTGTATTACTTCCGCTTACTGTAAAGCAGTATTCTTCCATGGTAAGAATGCAGGAAGTTCAACCTCAAATTC encodes the following:
- a CDS encoding YidC/Oxa1 family membrane protein insertase; its protein translation is MLDFISYPLGSFLHFIYNNMAFLSYGLSIIIFTFFIRIVLLPLTVKQYSSMVRMQEVQPQI